One genomic region from Bufo bufo chromosome 3, aBufBuf1.1, whole genome shotgun sequence encodes:
- the LOC120994130 gene encoding olfactory receptor 52A1-like: MMNLTFYPTYFLLVGIPGLGHEQIWISIPFCIIYILALLGNIMVMVVILTSPKLHQPMFIFVSMLAFIDCLLCTSFAPKILSIFWFNDRAISFNGCLLQMSFIHSFTSIESGFLLCMAYDRYIAIYKPLQYSSIITRRLITRLGIVFVARAVVLIGPFSLMIKRFSAFKSNIIAHSYCEHMAVVKLAAADIRVNSIYGLFVAFTVVGVDLFFIFFSYTMIFNAVSRLPSKETRLKAFNTCTPHICVFLSFYIMALFSYLSHRYGEKIPPYIHIILSDSYLLVPPMLNPLVYGIKTTLIREEIWKIIKKQKSKTVQE; the protein is encoded by the coding sequence atgatgaatttAACCTTCTATCCAACCTACTTCCTACTGGTTGGTATTCCAGGACTAGGACATGAACAAATCTGGATCTCAATTCCTTTCTGTATCATCTATATACTTGCTTTGCTGGGAAACATCATGGTGATGGTTGTCATCCTCACATCTCCAAAACTCCACCAGCCTATGTTTATATTTGTCTCCATGTTGGCATTTATTGATTGTCTTCTTTGTACAAgctttgctccaaaaattttgtcTATCTTCTGGTTTAATGACAGAGCCATTAGTTTTAATGGGTGTCTTCTCCAGATGTCCTTCATTCACAGCTTCACCAGTATTGAATCGGGGTTCTTGCTTTGCATGGCTTATgaccgctatattgctatatataagCCTCTCCAGTATAGCTCCATAATAACCAGAAGACTGATAACCAGACTGGGCATTGTGTTTGTGGCTCGGGCAGTTGTTTTGATCGGCCCTTTTTCTCTCATGATCAAGAGGTTTTCTGCTTTCAAGTCCAACATCATTGCACATTCCTACTGCGAGCACATGGCGGTGGTGAAACTCGCGGCTGCTGATATCCGGGTGAACAGTATATATGGACTATTCGTGGCTTTCACTGTTGTTGGTGTTGATTTGTTCTTCATCTTTTTTTCATATACCATGATTTTCAATGCCGTCTCCCGTCTTCCATCTAAAGAGACTCGTCTGAAAGCATTTAACACATGTACCCCTCATATCTGTGTGTTCCTGAGCTTTTACATCATGGCCTTATTCTCTTATTTATCCCATCGATATGGTGAGAAGATTCCTCCTTATATCCACATTATCCTCTCTGACAGCTACCTCTTGGTTCCACCCATGCTCAACCCACTTGTCTATGGAATTAAGACAACCCTGATCCGTGAGGAGATTTGGAAAATCATAAAGAAACAGAAGAGTAAAACAGTGCAAGAATGA